Genomic DNA from Sphingomonas hankookensis:
GGCAGTATCCTTGATCGACTGTCATTGGCGTCCCTCCATTCGCTCAAGGGACGACCGGCGGGAAGCGATCCGCGATTTTCGCTCGCGGCGGTGATGGCAGTGATCGCATCGGGCCGGGTTCACGCGGTTGTCACGATTCGAACAAGAGCCGGCGCAACGCGGGTCCACTGGACACAAGGTCTGCCCGCAGTGGAACTGCCCGTTCGAAACCGCACGGATGAGCGGGTTTCCCTTCTTCCCTCCGGCAAGCAACTTCTCCGCTTGATCGAACTCCAGCCGGACGGAGTCCAGATATTCGACGGGCCAATGGATCCCCATGCCCCGAGGCCCGAACCGCCGAAACCGAGAGCCGGTATCGTGGTCGAGTCGATATCCCTTTCGACCGGTAAGTCCGCCTGGTCGATCACCCAAAGTGTGACGAATTTCTGGAAAGCCGACATTCTCGAAATCAGCCCGAATGGGCGTTACGCCCTGATCTCATGGCCGAATAGGCGCAGCCTTGTCGTGCAGGCAGCTTTGATCGATCTCAGAAATGGCGCGACGGTGCAGATGTTCCCGATGAGTGCTTCAGGCGGTCAGGCTGGCTTTACCGACAACGGCGACGTGATATGGATCAGGGTAGCGGGTAAGTTTCGGTTCTACCGGCGGTCTTAGCGGTCCCGCCCGGGATCGGGCCAGCGCACGACATCGCTTTCCTACAACATCCGCCACTGCCATTCTGCGCCCGGGTCGTTGTCACCCACGCTCTTTGACCTTCCCACTCAACGGTGATGCGCGCAGCGCGCAAAATCCGCACGAGTGTGAACTTAGTGAACTTTGGACGCCGCCGGCGGAAAAAAACCCTAATAATTCAACTGCAACTGCGTCCGGAACACATCGCCCTCGGCGCGTCCCATCCGCCGCTCGTCCGCCTCGGCGCGGTCCATTCGGGCATAAGCGATGGTCCATTCCAGCGCGGGCACCGGCTGGAACTCGATGCCCAGCTCGATCTCGTCGGTCTCCAGCCGCGGCGCGTTGACCGCCGCCTTCCATCCGCCGCGATAGGTCTGCCACCGGGCATAGGGCATGAACGGCCCGACCGGCGACGCCTTCACCCGCGCCATCGCCTGCACATAGCCGCCATGCAGCGGCTTGGTCGTGATCGCGCGCAGCGTCCGGTCATATTCCGGCCCCCGCCCCCAATTCCATTCCGCCTGGAACCCCAGCGGCGCCGGATACAGGATCGCGTGCAGCCCGATGCGCTCGTCGGTGAAGGGTTCGGCACCGACCCCGCCGGTCCGCACCTCGGGCTGGACGCGGTTGGTATAGGCGCTGCCCCCGACCTCCAACACGCGCCCGCCGCCGATCTCGAACGGCCATGTCGCCAGCGCCACCGCCATCACCGCGTCGTTCGCTTCCTCGCGGTTGATCCCCTGCCCGTTATAGACGCCGACGCCGAACGCGCCGTAATTGCCGAACAGCTTCTGCCCGTCTTCGGTCAGTCGTTCCCAGATGTCGTCGACATGGGTCGGGGTGTAATAGGCGACGACCCCGATATCGCGCTCGCTGGGCACCCCGCTATTGATCGCGTCGCTGCGGTCGAGCGGGATACGGTTCGACGACGACTGCATATTCTCCCACCCGAACGGCACCTTCGACTGGCCGAAGCGCAGCCGGAACCGTTTGTCGGGATCGAGGAACGCATCGAAATAGGCGTCGCGCAGTTGCAGGAACCCCTCGCGCCGCTCGCCGACCGACTGGCTGGTCACCGCCGTAGCGAAATCGGGCTGGAGGTAGAAGGACACCCGCTCACCCAGATCACCCTGCAGGATCAGCCGGATCCGTCGAAAGGTGAAGCCGGTGTCGTCGCCGATCCCGCTGTCATGCACCGACCGCAGCCGGGCGATGCCAGCGGGCGCGGTACGATCGCCCGAGATGATCTCGTTCAGCCGCAACTGGGTATAGCCGCGCAGCCTGATACGATCATACCACTTCTCGCGCTTGGCCGGCGGCGATGCGGCGGCGAGCTGGGTCGATGGCGGGGCGGGCTTCGGCGCGACGGCGACTTGCGGCACGGGCGCCGCGGGCGCACTCGGCGTGGTCGCGGCAGCATTTGCGGCCTGCGCCGCCTTCATCTCGGCAATGACCGCTTTCAGCTCGTCGATCTGCCGCTGCAATTCCTGCACGGTTTGCCCGGCGGCCGGCGGTGCAACCAGAAACGACGTGGCGAGGATCGCCGGAAAGAGCTGCTTCATGGACCCGCGCCATGCCGCTCGGGCACGGCGCGGGTCAAGAACTATGACGGTTCGGTGACGTCCGTCAGATGTGCAGCGCGCGACCGTACGCCGCCAGCACCGACTCATGCATCGATTCGGAGATGGTCGGGTGCGCGAACACCGTTTCGGTCAGCTCCTGCTCGGTCGTCTCCAGCTGGCGGGCGACGACATAGCCCTGGATCATCTCGGTCACTTCCGCGCCGACCATGTGCGCGCCCAGCAGCTCACCGGTCTTGGCGTCGAACACCGTCTTTACGAAGCCTTCGGCCTCGCCCAGCGCGATCGCCTTGCCGTTGCCGATGAACGGGAACTTGCCGACCTTGACGCTGTAGCCCGCTTCCTTGGCCTTCGCCTCGGTGAAGCCGACGCTGGCGACCTGCGGACGCGCATAGGTGCAGCCCGGAATGTTGTTCTTGTCCATCGCGTGCGGATGGACGTCCTTGTTGCCCAGCGCCTTGGCGATGGCCTCGGCGGCGATCACGCCCTCATGGCTCGCCTTGTGCGCCAGCCACGGCGCGCCGGTCACGTCGCCGATTGCCCAGATGCCCTCGACATTGGTCTTGCCATAGCCGTCGGTCTTGATGTGGCCGCGCTCGGCTTCAATCTTCAGCGCTTCCATGCCGATATTCTCGGTATTGGGCACGATGCCGATCGCGACGATCGCATGGCTGAACTCGACCTGTTCGACCTTGCCGTCCGGCCCCTTGATCGCGGCCTTGACGCCCGCCGGAGTCGCTTCTAGCTTTTCCAGACCCGACTTGGTCTTGATCGTCATGCCCTGCTTGGTCAGCCCCTTGTGCATGAACTCGCTGACTTCGGCATCCTCGACCGGCATGATCCGGTCGAGCATCTCGACGATCGTCACGTCGGCGCCCATGTCGTTGTAGAAGCTGGCGAACTCGACGCCGATCGCGCCCGATCCGATGACCAGCAGCTTGGTCGGCATTTCCGGCGGCACCATCGCGTGGCGGTACGTCCAGATCTTGGCGCCATCGGCCTTGGCGAACGGCAGGTCGCGGGCGCGGGCGCCCGTCGCGATGATGATGTGCCTGGCTTCCAGCTCGGTCGTCTTGTCGCCCTGCTTGACGCTCAGCTTGCCCTTGGCCGTGATCGTGCCGACGCCCTCGTGCACTGCGACCTTGTTCTTCTTCATCAGCCCCTTGACGCCCGCGTTCAGCTGGCCCGCCACCTTGCGGCTGCGATCGACGACCTTCGCAAGGTCGAACGACGGCTTCTCCGCCGACAGGCCGTACTGTGCGGCATGCATCATGTAGTGATAGATTTCGGCCGAACGCAGCAGCGCCTTGGTCGGGATGCAGCCCCAGTTGAGGCAGATGCCGCCCAGCCGCTCGCGCTCGACGATCGCGACCTTTAGGCCCAGCTGGCTCGCCCGGATCGCCGCGACATAGCCGCCGGGGCCGGAACCGAGCACGATGAGGTCGTAAGATTCAGCCATCACTTTACCTTTTCGCTCGATGCTGCCCGGTCGAGCAGCCGTAATGATGTTGGGACGATCCCGGGATTACGCCTCGATCGCCCGCGGCTTGCGATCCTCGTCGATCGCCACGAACACGAACTGCGCCTCGGTCACCCGGCACGTCGCCTCGCCGAAGCGGTCGCGGCGCCACGTTTCGACCTTGATCGTCATCGACGTCCGCCCGACCTTTATCAGGTCGGCATAGACCGACAATTCGTCGCCGACCGCTACGGGCGCATGGAACTGCATCGCGTCGACGGCGATCGTCACCGCGCGCCCCTTGGCATGGCGCGCGGCGAGCAGGCCGGCGGCCATGTCCATCTGCGACATGATCCACCCGCCGAAAATGTCGCCATAGGGATTGGTGTCCGCCGGCATCGCCGTCACGCGCAGCGCGGGCTGATCGGTCG
This window encodes:
- a CDS encoding porin; this encodes MKQLFPAILATSFLVAPPAAGQTVQELQRQIDELKAVIAEMKAAQAANAAATTPSAPAAPVPQVAVAPKPAPPSTQLAAASPPAKREKWYDRIRLRGYTQLRLNEIISGDRTAPAGIARLRSVHDSGIGDDTGFTFRRIRLILQGDLGERVSFYLQPDFATAVTSQSVGERREGFLQLRDAYFDAFLDPDKRFRLRFGQSKVPFGWENMQSSSNRIPLDRSDAINSGVPSERDIGVVAYYTPTHVDDIWERLTEDGQKLFGNYGAFGVGVYNGQGINREEANDAVMAVALATWPFEIGGGRVLEVGGSAYTNRVQPEVRTGGVGAEPFTDERIGLHAILYPAPLGFQAEWNWGRGPEYDRTLRAITTKPLHGGYVQAMARVKASPVGPFMPYARWQTYRGGWKAAVNAPRLETDEIELGIEFQPVPALEWTIAYARMDRAEADERRMGRAEGDVFRTQLQLNY
- the lpdA gene encoding dihydrolipoyl dehydrogenase — its product is MAESYDLIVLGSGPGGYVAAIRASQLGLKVAIVERERLGGICLNWGCIPTKALLRSAEIYHYMMHAAQYGLSAEKPSFDLAKVVDRSRKVAGQLNAGVKGLMKKNKVAVHEGVGTITAKGKLSVKQGDKTTELEARHIIIATGARARDLPFAKADGAKIWTYRHAMVPPEMPTKLLVIGSGAIGVEFASFYNDMGADVTIVEMLDRIMPVEDAEVSEFMHKGLTKQGMTIKTKSGLEKLEATPAGVKAAIKGPDGKVEQVEFSHAIVAIGIVPNTENIGMEALKIEAERGHIKTDGYGKTNVEGIWAIGDVTGAPWLAHKASHEGVIAAEAIAKALGNKDVHPHAMDKNNIPGCTYARPQVASVGFTEAKAKEAGYSVKVGKFPFIGNGKAIALGEAEGFVKTVFDAKTGELLGAHMVGAEVTEMIQGYVVARQLETTEQELTETVFAHPTISESMHESVLAAYGRALHI
- a CDS encoding acyl-CoA thioesterase — protein: MIVENSTVPPTDQPALRVTAMPADTNPYGDIFGGWIMSQMDMAAGLLAARHAKGRAVTIAVDAMQFHAPVAVGDELSVYADLIKVGRTSMTIKVETWRRDRFGEATCRVTEAQFVFVAIDEDRKPRAIEA